One Chryseobacterium indoltheticum DNA segment encodes these proteins:
- a CDS encoding helicase HerA-like domain-containing protein, whose translation MADKTKFIEELSTRYTPKGEHIILGKAMLDGEVVTEVNVTIPLKTVNRHGLIAGATGTGKTKTLQVFAEQLSHAGIPSLVLDIKGDFSGIAESGQMNSIIEERYAKTELPYNPQAFPVELMSISGGKGVKLRATVTEFGPVLLSKILELNDTQQSIMSIVFKYCDDKGLPLIDLNDLKKVLQYVTDNPEGKAELSANYGSISPASLGAILRSIVALEQQGAADFFGELSFDVHDLLEIRDGKGVVNILRVADIQNKPQLFSTFMLSLFAEIYMTLPEEGDSGKPKLVLFIDEAHLIFDEASKALASQIETMVKLIRSKGVGIYFITQIPGDVPENVLSQLGLKIQHALRGFTAKDKKEISKAVENYPTTEFYNASELIQNLGIGEAFITALDEKGIPTPLVHTYLISPESRMDVLNDAEVSELTSKSALVSKYEKPIDRESAYEILVKRMELAVQNSAPTQKTKPVKEQPGMFEQVLKSSAGRTFANTLMREGAKAILGMFGLGRKTR comes from the coding sequence ATGGCTGACAAAACAAAATTTATTGAAGAACTTTCGACAAGATATACTCCAAAAGGAGAGCATATAATTTTAGGAAAAGCAATGTTGGATGGTGAAGTAGTCACCGAAGTCAACGTTACGATTCCTTTAAAAACCGTCAACCGTCATGGGCTGATTGCCGGAGCTACAGGAACCGGAAAAACAAAAACACTTCAGGTTTTCGCCGAGCAGCTTTCTCACGCCGGAATTCCGTCTTTGGTTTTAGATATTAAGGGCGATTTTTCTGGAATTGCAGAATCGGGACAAATGAATTCTATCATTGAAGAACGTTATGCAAAAACTGAGCTTCCGTACAATCCGCAAGCTTTTCCGGTTGAGTTGATGAGTATTTCCGGCGGAAAAGGAGTGAAATTGCGTGCAACGGTTACAGAATTTGGTCCTGTTTTGTTAAGCAAGATTTTAGAACTAAATGATACGCAACAAAGCATCATGTCGATTGTTTTTAAATATTGTGATGACAAAGGTTTGCCTTTAATTGATTTAAATGATCTGAAAAAAGTTCTGCAATATGTAACTGATAATCCGGAAGGTAAAGCAGAATTGTCGGCTAATTACGGATCTATATCGCCTGCATCTTTAGGAGCTATTTTAAGATCTATCGTTGCGCTGGAACAGCAAGGTGCGGCAGATTTTTTTGGTGAATTGAGTTTTGATGTTCATGATTTGCTTGAAATACGTGACGGAAAAGGGGTTGTTAACATTTTAAGAGTTGCGGACATTCAAAATAAACCACAACTGTTTTCAACATTTATGCTTTCGCTTTTTGCTGAAATTTATATGACTCTCCCAGAAGAGGGCGACAGTGGAAAGCCAAAATTGGTTTTGTTTATCGATGAAGCTCATTTGATTTTTGACGAAGCTTCGAAAGCTTTGGCTTCTCAGATCGAAACGATGGTAAAACTGATTCGTTCGAAAGGGGTTGGTATTTATTTTATCACTCAAATTCCGGGTGATGTTCCAGAAAATGTGCTTTCGCAATTAGGCTTAAAAATTCAGCATGCGCTGAGAGGTTTTACTGCAAAAGATAAAAAAGAGATTTCTAAAGCTGTAGAAAATTATCCAACCACAGAATTTTACAATGCTTCCGAACTCATTCAGAATTTAGGAATTGGTGAAGCTTTTATCACAGCTTTGGATGAAAAAGGGATTCCGACGCCTTTGGTTCATACTTATTTGATTTCACCAGAATCAAGAATGGATGTGTTGAATGATGCTGAAGTTTCTGAATTGACATCAAAGTCTGCTCTGGTTTCAAAATATGAAAAGCCAATCGACAGAGAATCTGCCTACGAAATTTTAGTTAAAAGAATGGAACTCGCAGTTCAGAATTCTGCGCCTACACAAAAAACAAAACCGGTAAAAGAACAGCCGGGAATGTTTGAGCAAGTATTAAAAAGCAGTGCAGGAAGAACTTTTGCCAATACATTAATGAGAGAAGGTGCAAAAGCTATTTTGGGAATGTTTGGCTTGGGAAGAAAGACGAGGTAA
- a CDS encoding T9SS type A sorting domain-containing protein produces MRTQLTIVLMSLFVLKANGQSQLLDSNFNGIGFLQTDYKAKSFDNISNIKLSNNSIYSIGEVSLQDYKFYESGFGVLKHSLTSGLDNSFGYQGKAHYYFDSYHRSTATKDIYEYADGSLLILSEQGLIKINQNGVLDDNFGFNGKKHFEPIPNLEFNKLLILPNGKIYIFGKKGDDLCIEKYNADGFLDFSFGNQGTITLDLGTVESINDAQLLNDGKILIVGYSQKQINNNPTIVTRYNIIRKVNLDGMIDLNFGYDDVPSIYDKPGVFKKVILDNSNTYAYIITQINDCDHRILRFDLQSQTISNFFYNPSGNPWLCWSLSSRYIINDIVLNNNQLYIAGNESISGGNSMWITRYNLDGNIDITFANQGNFNYFIYDGSATSPSDSPVNLQSIQIASDGSIYGGGRFNSDFLVFKILKSINLSTDDINGEDNILKVYPNPVRDFLYANTKSIKTNIVISVYDMSGKLVKKQTFDSGYDNKVAINLSDLVTGNYVVKYEANGFLKSVRIIKK; encoded by the coding sequence ATGAGAACACAATTAACTATTGTGCTCATGTCGCTTTTTGTTTTAAAAGCGAATGGGCAGAGTCAGCTCTTAGACTCAAATTTCAACGGCATAGGTTTTTTACAAACCGATTATAAAGCCAAAAGCTTTGATAATATTTCAAATATTAAATTATCCAATAATTCAATTTATTCTATCGGAGAAGTTTCTCTTCAAGATTATAAGTTTTATGAGAGCGGTTTTGGCGTTTTAAAACACAGCCTTACTTCCGGGCTGGATAATTCGTTTGGATATCAGGGAAAAGCTCACTATTATTTCGACTCTTATCACAGATCTACAGCCACTAAAGATATTTACGAATATGCAGATGGTTCATTACTTATTCTTTCCGAGCAGGGTTTAATTAAAATAAACCAAAACGGTGTTCTTGATGATAATTTTGGATTTAATGGAAAGAAACACTTTGAACCGATACCAAATTTAGAATTTAATAAATTGCTGATCCTGCCAAACGGCAAGATTTATATTTTTGGAAAAAAAGGAGATGATTTGTGTATAGAAAAATATAATGCAGATGGTTTCCTTGATTTTTCTTTTGGAAATCAGGGAACTATTACTTTGGATTTAGGAACAGTTGAGAGTATTAATGACGCACAACTCTTAAATGATGGTAAAATTTTAATTGTTGGGTATAGTCAAAAGCAAATTAATAACAATCCCACAATTGTTACAAGATATAATATTATCAGAAAAGTAAATCTAGATGGAATGATTGATCTAAATTTTGGTTATGATGATGTTCCAAGTATTTATGATAAGCCAGGAGTTTTTAAGAAAGTAATCTTAGACAATTCTAATACTTATGCTTACATTATTACTCAGATAAATGATTGCGATCACAGAATATTAAGATTTGATTTGCAATCTCAAACGATTTCTAACTTTTTCTATAATCCGAGCGGAAACCCTTGGCTTTGCTGGAGTTTATCTTCACGATATATTATTAATGATATTGTTTTAAATAATAATCAATTATACATAGCTGGAAACGAGTCAATTAGCGGAGGGAATTCAATGTGGATTACACGTTATAATTTGGATGGGAATATTGATATTACTTTTGCAAATCAAGGGAATTTCAATTATTTTATTTATGATGGATCTGCTACTTCACCATCAGATTCACCGGTTAATTTGCAAAGTATTCAAATTGCATCAGATGGGAGTATATATGGAGGAGGAAGATTTAATTCAGATTTTTTAGTATTTAAAATTTTAAAATCAATCAATTTAAGTACAGATGATATAAACGGAGAGGATAATATTTTGAAAGTTTATCCGAACCCTGTACGGGACTTTTTATATGCCAATACAAAAAGCATTAAAACTAATATTGTGATTTCTGTATATGATATGTCCGGAAAATTGGTGAAAAAGCAAACATTTGACTCTGGTTATGATAATAAAGTTGCAATTAATCTTTCTGATTTAGTTACAGGGAATTATGTAGTGAAATATGAAGCTAATGGCTTCTTAAAATCGGTTAGAATTATAAAAAAATAA